Proteins encoded together in one Epinephelus moara isolate mb chromosome 2, YSFRI_EMoa_1.0, whole genome shotgun sequence window:
- the zgc:153372 gene encoding arsenite methyltransferase encodes MATCEDVRESVKNYYGSRLECSADLQTSAASCSFSCSSVPRSVTDALSLVHPEVTKRFFGCGLPFPAKLEGCRVLDLGSGSGRDCYAFSKLVGPSGHVTGIDMTEALIAASRQYIEYHQKKFGYEKPNVTFVQGYMEKLSEAGVQSDSMDVVLSNCVICLCPDKKAVLQQAYNVLKEGGELYFSDMYASKVIPDHMKGDAVLWGEGMGGSLFWQDLISLAHSIGFSTPHLVAASHIVIHNCELKAKAGDVSYASGTYRLFKLPKSPVVSEATVTYKGTVPNFPDQLDFDSSHSLKKDVAVQVNGEMAAILQSSRFSPDFVIQTLDRPESGSESTPQYCHLNPFLLADKLGSSVRQCSKTSK; translated from the exons ATGGCGACCTGTGAGGACGTGCGGGAGAGTGTGAAG AACTATTATGGCAGCCGGCTGGAGTGCTCTGCTGATCTGCAAACAAGTGCTGCTTCCTGCAGTTTCTCCTGCAGCTCAGTGCCGAGGAGTGTGACAGATGCACTGAGCCTGGTTCACCCGGAGGTCACCAAAAG ATTCTTCGGCTGTGGCCTTCCCTTCCCAGCGAAGCTCGAGGGCTGCAGAGTCCTGGACCTCGGCAGCGGCTCTGGCAGAGACTGTTATGCCTTCAGCAAACTCGTCGGGCCAAGCGGACACGTGACAGGGATCGATATGACCGAGGCGCTG ATCGCAGCGTCTCGTCAGTACATCGAGTATCATCAGAAGAAGTTTGGCTATGAGAAGCCCAACGTCACTTTTGTCCAGGGGTACATGGAGAAGCTCAGTGAAGCTGGCGTACAGAGTGACTCAATGGATGTTGTGCT ATCCAACTGTGTCATCTGTTTGTGTCCTGATAAAAAAGCAGTGCTTCAGCAAGCTTACAACGTCCTCAAG GAGGGAGGTGAGCTGTACTTTAGTGACATGTACGCCAGCAAAGTCATTCCTGATCACATGAAAGGAGATGCAGTCCTGTGGG GTGAAGGAATGGGCGGCTCCCTGTTTTGGCAGGATCTCATTTCATTGGCTCACAGCATCGGTTTCAGCACTCCACACCTTGTCGCAGCCAGTCACATCGTGATCCACAACTGTGAGCTCAAAGCAAAAGCAG GTGATGTCAGCTACGCTTCAGGCACATACAGACTCTTTAAGCTGCCCAAAAGTCCAGTGGTGTCTGAGGCAACGGTGACCTATAAAGGAACTGTGCCAAATTTCCCCGATCAGCTGGACTTTGATTCCTCCCACTCTTTAAAG AAAGACGTGGCAGTGCAGGTAAATGGAGAGATGGCAGCGATCCTCCAGTCATCTCGCTTCTCTCCGGATTTCGTAATCCAGACTTTGGATCGACCTGAGTCCGGCTCAGAGTCAACACCTCAG TACTGCCACCTCAACCCATTTCTACTGGCGGACAAACTGGGATCCTCAGTGAGACAGTGctccaaaacaagcaaataa
- the prpf8 gene encoding pre-mRNA-processing-splicing factor 8, translated as MWIMMRREKRDRRHFKRMRFPPFDDEEPPLDYADNILDVEPLEAIQMELDSEEDSSVAEWFYEHQPLKDTAKFVNGTTYRRWQFTLPMMSTLYRLANQLLTDLVDFNYFYLFDLKAFFTSKALNMAIPGGPKFEPLVRDINLQDEDWNEFNDINKIIIRQPIRTEYKIAFPYLYNNLPHHVHLTWYHTPNVVFIKTEDPDLPAFYFDPLINPISHRHSVKSQEPLPDDDEEFELPEYVEPFLKETPLYTDNTANGIALLWAPRPFNLRSGRTRRAIDIPLIKNWYREHCPAGQPVKVRVSYQKLLKYYVLNALKHRPPKAQKKRYLFRSFKATKFFQSTKLDWVEVGLQVCRQGYNMLNLLIHRKNLNYLHLDYNFNLKPVKTLTTKERKKSRFGNAFHLCREVLRLSKLVVDSHVQYRLGNVDAFQLADGLQYIFAHVGQLTGMYRYKYKLMRQIRMCKDLKHLIYYRFNTGPVGKGPGCGFWAPGWRVWLFFMRGITPLLERWLGNLLARQFEGRHSKGVAKTVTKQRVESHFDLELRAAVMHDILDMMPEGIKQNKARTILQHLSESWRCWKANIPWKVPGLPTPIENMILRYVKAKADWWTNTAHYNRERIRRGATVDKTVCKKNLGRLTRLYLKAEQERQHNYLKDGPYITAEEAVAIYTTTVHWLESRRFSPIPFPPLSYKHDTKLLILALERLKEAYSVKSRLNQSQREELGLIEQAYDNPHEALSRIKRHLLTQRAFKEVGIEFMDLYSHLVPVYDVEPLEKITDAYLDQYLWYEADKRRLFPPWIKPADTEPPPLLVYKWCQGINNLQDVWETAEGECNVMLESRYEKMYEKIDLTLLNRLLRLIVDHNIADYMTAKNNVVINYKDMNHTNSYGIIRGLQFASFIVQYYGLVMDLLVLGLHRASEMAGPPQMPNDFLSFQDTPTESAHPIRLYCRYIDRIHIFFRFSADEARDLIQRYLTEHPDPNNENIVGYNNKKCWPRDARMRLMKHDVNLGRAVFWDIKNRLPRSVTTVQWENSFVSVYSKDNPNLLFNMCGFECRILPKCRTSYEEFTHKDGVWNLQNEVTKERTAQCFLRVDDESMQRFHNRVRQILMASGSTTFTKIVNKWNTALIGLMTYFREAVVNTQELLDLLVKCENKIQTRIKIGLNSKMPSRFPPVVFYTPKELGGLGMLSMGHVLIPQSDLRWSKQTDVGITHFRSGMSHEEDQLIPNLYRYIQPWESEFIDSQRVWAEYALKRQEAIAQNRRLTLEDLEDSWDRGIPRINTLFQKDRHTLAYDKGWRVRTDFKQYQVLKQNPFWWTHQRHDGKLWNLNNYRTDMIQALGGVEGILEHTLFKGTYFPTWEGLFWEKASGFEESMKWKKLTNAQRSGLNQIPNRRFTLWWSPTINRANVYVGFQVQLDLTGIFMHGKIPTLKISLIQIFRAHLWQKIHESIVMDLCQVFDQELDALEIETVQKETIHPRKSYKMNSSCADILLFASYKWNVSRPSLLADSKDVMDSTTTQKYWIDIQLRWGDYDSHDIERYARAKFLDYTTDNMSIYPSPTGVLIAIDLAYNLHSAYGNWFPGSKPLIQQAMAKIMKANPALYVLRERIRKGLQLYSSEPTEPYLSSQNYGELFSNQIIWFVDDTNVYRVTIHKTFEGNLTTKPINGAIFIFNPRTGQLFLKIIHTSVWAGQKRLGQLAKWKTAEEVAALIRSLPVEEQPKQIIVTRKGMLDPLEVHLLDFPNIVIKGSELQLPFQACLKVEKFGDLILKATEPQMVLFNLYDDWLKTISSYTAFSRLILILRALHVNNDRAKVILKPDKTTITEPHHIWPTLTDEEWIKVEVQLKDLILADYGKKNNVNVASLTQSEIRDIILGMEISAPSQQRQQIAEIEKQTKEQSQLTATQTRTVNKHGDEIITSTTSNYETQTFSSKTEWRVRAISAANLHLRTNHIYVSSDDIKETGYTYILPKNVLKKFICISDLRAQIAGYLYGTSPPDNPQVKEIRCIVMVPQWGTHQTVHLPNQLPGHEYLKEMEPLGWIHTQPNESPQLSPQDVTTHAKVMADNPSWDGEKTIIITCSFTPGSCTLTAYKLTPSGYEWGRQNTDKGNNPKGYLPSHYERVQMLLSDRFLGFFMVPGQVSWNYNFMGVRHDPNMKYDLQLANPKEFYHEVHRPSHFLNFASLQEGEIYNADREDMYA; from the exons ATGTGGATCATGATGCGACGTGAGAAGCGTGATCGTCGGCACTTCAAGCGGATGCGTTTTCCACCATTTGATGATGAGGAGCCGCCGCTGGACTACGCTGACAACATCCTTGATGTGGAGCCACTGGAGGCCATCCAGATGGAGCTTGACTCTGAGGAGGACTCTTCAGTTGCAGAGTGGTTCTATGAGCACCAACCCCTCAAAGACACTGCCAA GTTTGTGAATGGCACCACCTACCGTCGCTGGCAGTTCACACTGCCCATGATGTCCACACTATACCGCCTGGCCAATCAGCTGCTCACCGACCTGGTGGATTTCAATTACTTCTACCTGTTTGACCTCAAGGCTTTCTTCACTTCCAAGGCTTTGAATATGGCTATTCCTGGGGGACCAAAGTTTGAGCCACTGGTCAGAGACATCAACCTCCA GGACGAAGACTGGAATGAGTTCAATGATATCAACAAGATCATCATCCGGCAGCCTATCAGGACAGAGTACAAAATTGCCTTCCCCTACTTGTACAACAACTTGCCGCACCATGTCCACCTCACCTG GTATCATACACCCAACGTGGTGTTTATCAAGACAGAGGATCCAGATCTCCCAGCATTCTACTTTGACCCACTGATCAACCCCATTTCACACAGACACTCTGTCAAG AGTCAGGAGCCTCTGCCTGATGACGATGAGGAATTTGAGCTTCCTGAGTATGTGGAGCCCTTCCTCAAGGAGACCCCACTCTACACAGACAACACAGCCAATGGCATCGCTCTGCTGTGGGCGCCGAGGCCCTTCAACCTCAGATCAGGCCGCACAAGGCGTGCCATTGATATCCCCCTGATCAAGAACTG GTATCGTGAGCACTGCCCTGCAGGACAGCCGGTGAAAGTGCGTGTGTCATACCAGAAACTGCTCAAGTACTATGTGCTGAATGCTCTCAAACACAGACCACCCAAGGCCCAGAAGAAGAG GTATCTGTTCCGCTCCTTCAAGGCCACCAAGTTCTTTCAGTCCACCAAGCTGGACTGGGTGGAGGTTGGCCTGCAGGTTTGCCGACAGGGCTACAACATGCTCAATCTGCTCATCCACCGTAAGAACCTGAACTACCTGCATCTCGACTACAACTTCAACCTGAAGCCTGTCAAGACACTGACCACAAAG GAAAGAAAGAAGTCCCGATTCGGTAACGCCTTTCACCTGTGCAGAGAGGTGCTGCGTCTCAGCAAGTTGGTGGTGGACAGCCACGTGCAGTACAGACTGGGAAATGTTGATGCCTTCCAG TTGGCTGATGGGCTGCAGTACATCTTCGCTCATGTGGGTCAGCTGACAGGCATGTACCGCTACAAGTACAAGCTGATGAGACAAATCCGTATGTGCAAAGATCTGAAGCATCTCATCTACTACCGGTTCAACACT GGTCCTGTGGGCAAGGGTCCAGGTTGTGGCTTTTGGGCTCCCGGCTGGAGAGTGTGGCTGTTCTTCATGAGGGGGATCACTCCGCTGTTGGAGAGGTGGCTGGGGAATCTGCTGGCCAGGCAGTTTGAAG GACGTCACTCCAAGGGCGTAGCCAAGACGGTGACCAAACAGCGTGTGGAGTCTCACTTTGACCTGGAGTTGCGTGCTGCTGTGATGCACGACATCTTGGACATGATGCCTGAGGGCATCAAACAGAACAAAGCCAGAACCATCCTGCAGCACCTCAGCGAGTCCTGGAGGTGCTGGAAGGCCAACATCCCCTGGAAG GTGCCAGGCCTGCCCACTCCCATTGAGAACATGATCCTGCGCTACGTGAAGGCTAAAGCTGACTGGTGGACCAACACTGCCCACTACAATCGTGAGAGAATCCGCCGTGGAGCCACTGTGGACAAGACAGTGTGCAAGAAGAACCTGGGGAGACTGACCCGTCTGTACCTGAAGGCTGAGCAGGAGAGGCAGCACAACTACCTGAAG GATGGCCCCTACATCACAGCTGAAGAGGCCGTGGCCATTTACACCACCACTGTTCACTGGCTGGAGAGTCGGCGGTTCTCGCCCATCCCCTTCCCTCCACTGTCCTACAAACACGACACCAAGCTGCTGATCTTGGCCTTGGAGAGGCTCAAGGAGGCGTACAG TGTGAAGTCTCGTCTGAACCAGAGTCAGAGGGAGGAGCTGGGGCTGATTGAGCAGGCGTACGACAATCCTCACGAGGCCTTGTCCAGGATCAAACGTCACCTGCTCACCCAGAGAGCCTTCAAAGAG GTTGGTATCGAGTTCATGGACTTGTACAGTCACCTGGTGCCCGTGTATGATGTCGAGCCCCTGGAGAAGATCACCGACGCCTACCTTGACCAGTACCTGTGGTACGAGGCGGACAAGAGACGTCTCTTCCCACCATGGATCAAACCTGCTGACACTGAACCACCACCACTGCTGGTCTACAAGTGGTGCCAAG GCATCAACAACCTACAGGACGTGTGGGAGACTGCTGAGGGCGAGTGCAACGTGATGCTGGAGTCCCGCTATGAGAAGATGTATGAGAAGATCGATCTGACCCTGCTCAACAGGCTGCTGCGTCTCATCGTTGACCACAACATCGCTGATTACATGACGGCCAAAAACAACGTGGTCATCAACTACAAG GATATGAACCACACCAACTCCTACGGCATCATCAGGGGGCTCCAGTTTGCCTCTTTCATTGTACAGTACTACGGCCTGGTGATGGACCTGCTGGTGCTGGGTCTGCACCGTGCCAGTGAGATGGCCGGCCCACCTCAGATGCCCAACGATTTCCTCAGTTTCCAGGACACACCCACAGAGAGCGCCCACCCAATCAGACTGTACTGCCGCTACATCGACCGCATCCACATCTTCTTCAG GTTCTCTGCTGACGAGGCCAGGGATCTGATTCAGAGGTATCTGACAGAGCATCCAGACCCCAACAACGAGAACATAGTGGGTTACAACAACAAGAAGTGCTGGCCCCGCGATGCCCGCATGAGACTGATGAAGCACGATGTCAACCT TGGACGTGCTGTGTTTTGGGACATCAAGAACCGCCTGCCCAGATCTGTGACCACTGTCCAGTGGGAGAACAGCTTTGTTTCTGTCTACAGCAAAGACAACCCCAACCTGCTCTTCAACATGTGTGGCTTTGAGTGCCGCATCTTGCCAAAGTGCCGCACCAGCTATGAGGAGTTTACTCATAAGGATGGTGTGTGGAACCTGCAGAACGAG GTAACCAAAGAGAGGACAGCGCAGTGTTTCTTGCGTGTGGATGATGAATCAATGCAGCGCTTCCACAACAGAGTGCGTCAGATCCTGATGGCCTCTGGATCCACCACATTCACCAAG ATTGTGAACAAATGGAACACGGCTCTGATCGGTCTGATGACGTACTTCCGTGAGGCTGTGGTCAACACccaggagctcctggacctgcTGGTGAAGTGTGAGAACAAGATCCAGACACGTATCAAGATTGGCCTGAACTCCAAAATGCCTAGCCGCTTCCCTCCTGTCGTCTTCTACACACCCAAAGAGCTGGGTGGCCTTGGCATGCTGTCCATGGGCCATGTGCTTATTCCACAGTCAGACCTGCG GTGGTCCAAGCAGACAGATGTGGGTATCACCCACTTCAGGTCTGGAATGAGCCACGAAGAAGACCAGCTGATTCCTAACCTGTATCGTTACATCCAGCCATGGGAGAGTGAGTTCATTGACTCCCAGAGGGTCTGGGCTGAGTACGCCCTCAAAAGACAGGAGGCCATCGCCCAGAACAG GCGTCTGACCCTTGAAGATTTGGAGGACTCATGGGACAGAGGAATCCCTCGTATCAACACACTTTTCCAgaaggacagacacacactggcCTACGACAAAGGCTGGAGAGTCAGGACAGATTTCAAACAGTACCAG GTGCTGAAGCAGAATCCGTTCTGGTGGACCCATCAGAGGCACGATGGCAAACTGTGGAACCTGAACAACTACCGCACAGATATGATCCAGGCTCTGGGCGGTGTGGAGGGCATCCTGGAGCACACGCTCTTCAAAGGCACTTACTTCCCCACCTGGGAGGGTCTCTTCTG GGAAAAGGCCAGTGGCTTTGAGGAGTCCATGAAATGGAAGAAGCTGACCAATGCCCAGAGATCTGGTCTGAACCAAATCCCCAACCGTCGCTTCACCCTTTGGTGGTCACCCACCATCAACAGAGCCAAC GTGTACGTGGGTTTCCAGGTGCAACTTGACCTCACAGGAATCTTCATGCACGGCAAGATCCCCACTCTGAAGATCTCCCTCATTCAGATCTTCAGGGCTCACTTGTGGCAGAAGATTCATGAGAGCATCGTCATGGATCTCTGTCag GTGTTTGATCAGGAACTGGATGCGCTTGAGATTGAGACAGTGCAGAAGGAGACCATCCACCCTAGGAAGTCGTACAAGATGAACTCATCCTGTGCAGACATCCTCCTCTTTGCATCATACAAGTGGAACGTCTCTCGACCATCTCTGCTTGCTGACTCCAA GGACGTGATGGACAGCACCACCACACAGAAATACTGGATCGACATCCAACTGCGCTGGGGTGACTACGACTCGCATGACATCGAGCGTTACGCCAGGGCCAAGTTCCTGGACTACACCACTGACAACATGAGTATCTACCCCTCCCCTACAGGGGTGCTCATTGCTATTGATCTGGCTTACAACCTCCACAG TGCCTATGGTAACTGGTTCCCTGGAAGCAAGCCTCTGATCCAGCAGGCCATGGCCAAAATCATGAAGGCCAACCCTGCCCTGTATGTGCTCAGGGAGCGCATCCGCAAAGGTCTGCAGCTGTATTCTTCCGAGCCCACTGAGCCGTACCTGTCCTCACAGAACTATGGTGAACTCTTCTCCAACCAGATCATCTGGTTTGTGGATGACACCAACGTGTACCGAGTCACCATCCACAAG ACCTTTGAGGGTAACTTGACCACGAAGCCCATCAATGGAGCTATTTTCATCTTCAACCCCAGGACGGGTCAGCTCTTTCTGAAGATCATTCACACGTCTGTGTGGGCCGGACAGAAACGTCTTGGACAG CTGGCCAAATGGAAGACAGCTGAAGAAGTGGCTGCCCTGATTCGCTCCCTCCCTGTGGAGGAGCAGCCGAAACAGATCATTGTAACCAGGAAGGGCATGTTGGATCCTCTGGAG GTCCACTTGCTCGACTTCCCCAACATCGTGATCAAAGGTTCTGAGTTGCAGCTGCCCTTCCAGGCCTGTCTGAAGGTGGAGAAGTTTGGAGACCTGATCCTGAAGGCTACAGAGCCTCAGATGGTGCTGTTCAACCTCTACGACGACTGGCTCAAGACCATCTCGTCTTACACA GCCTTCTCCCGACTCATCCTGATCCTCAGAGCGCTCCACGTCAACAACGACCGCGCCAAAGTGATCCTGAAACCTGACAAAACAACTATCACCGAGCCCCATCACATCTGGCCCACGCTCACTGATGAGGAGTGGATCAAGGTGGAAGTGCAACTCAAAGATCTCATTCTGGCAGATTATGGCAAAAAGAACAA CGTGAACGTGGCCTCACTGACCCAGTCTGAGATCCGTGACATTATCCTGGGTATGGAGATCTCAGCTCCGTCACAGCAGCGACAGCAGATTGCCGAGATTGAGAAGCAGACCAAGGAGCAGTCACAGCTCACGGCCACGCAAACCCGAACCGTCAACAAGCACGGTGACGAGATCatcacctccaccacctccaacTACGAGACCCAGACCTTCTCCTCAAAGACTGAATGGAGAGTCAG GGCCATATCTGCTGCCAATCTCCACCTCCGAACCAACCACATCTACGTGTCATCTGATGACATCAAGGAGACAGGCTACACCTACATCCTGCCCAAGAACGTCCTCAAGAAGTTTATCTGCATCTCAGATCTGCGAGCACAG ATTGCTGGCTACCTGTATGGCACCAGTCCACCAGACAACCCCCAGGTGAAGGAGATCCGTTGTATTGTCATGGTGCCACAGTGGGGAACACACCAGACTGTCCACCTGCCCAACCAGCTGCCTGGTCATGAATACCTTAAA GAAATGGAGCCCCTCGGCTGGATCCATACTCAGCCTAATGAGTCGCCTCAGCTGTCCCCACAGGACGTCACCACCCATGCCAAGGTCATGGCTGACAACCCGTCTTGGGACGGAGAGAagaccatcatcatcacttgCAG CTTCACCCCCGGCTCGTGCACGCTCACAGCCTACAAGCTGACACCCAGTGGATATGAGTGGGGTCGGCAGAACACAGACAAGGGCAACAACCCTAAAGGCTACCTGCCGTCCCACTATGAAAGAGTGCAGATGCTGCTGTCCGATCGCTTCCTCGGCTTCTTCATGGTGCCGGGCCAAGTGTCCTGGAACTACAACTTCATGG GTGTGCGCCACGACCCCAACATGAAGTACGACCTGCAGCTGGCAAACCCCAAGGAGTTCTACCACGAAGTCCACCGGCCCTCGCACTTCCTAAATTTTGCCTCACTGCAGGAGGGTGAGATCTATAACGCAGACCGTGAGGACATGTACGCCTGA
- the LOC126401200 gene encoding pre-mRNA-processing-splicing factor 8-like → MAATFPYRGVPAGLPPGVPPPVPVPDYMSEEKLQEKARKWQQLQAKRYSEKRKFGFVDAQKEDMPPEHVRKIIRDHGDMTNRKFRHDKRVYLGALKYMPHAVLKLLENMPMPWEQIRDVPVLYHITGAISFVNEIPWVIEPVYIAQ, encoded by the exons ATGGCAGCTACCTTCCCCTACAGAGGGGTCCCTGCAGGGTTGCCACCAGGTGTCCCCCCTCCTGTGCCCGTCCCAGACTACATGTCTGAGGAAAAGCTGCAGGAGAAAG CAAGAAAATGGCAGCAATTGCAGGCAAAGCGCTACTCAGAAAAGAGAAAGTTTGGCTTTGTGGATGCTCAGAAAGAAGACATGCCACCTGAGCATGTCCGCAAGATCATCAGGGACCATGGAGACATGACCAACAGAAAGTTTCGCCATGACAAGAGGGTGTACCTCGG TGCCCTCAAGTACATGCCCCACgctgtactgaagctgctggaaaaCATGCCCATGCCCTGGGAACAGATCAGAGACGTGCCCGTCCTCTACCACATCACTGGAGCTATTTCCTTTGTGAATGAAATTCCCTGGGTCATAGAGCCTGTCTACATTGcccagtga